A DNA window from Leptolyngbya sp. KIOST-1 contains the following coding sequences:
- a CDS encoding sensor histidine kinase, with translation MSLRNLNPDTQFQSLKQPEIHTLTQVQPHGVLLVLREADLSVVQASRNTREAFGLAAEEVLGQTLDDLLDTYQVDQVRVGLRHENLDIINPTKVWVRRRGDDYGVYDAIFHRTGDGFLVLELEPALTTETIPFLSFYHLARASIGQLEAGSASLANFCRIIVREVRQVTGFDRVMLYKFDDDGHGEVLAEEKLDDMESYLGLHFPESDVPQPARKMFLSNWIRVIPNASAEPVDLVPAINPVTQRGTDLVMSILRQPYRCHTEYLHHMGVGASLTISLMKDQKLWGLIACHHKTPKYVPYELRKACEFLGRVIFAEISTLEEEADQSYRLKLAAVQSALIDQMAREDYFIDGLVRHDPNLLDLVGAQGAAICFGGQWTTLGQTPPEEELNYLVQWLANSANQADQDVVVTNALPLDYTEAQRFKDVASGLLAIPISKRSYVLWFRPEVIQTVNWGGNPNEAYTLVGEGEAQWLCPRQSFELWKETVSLRSLPWQAVEVKAALELRKAIVNIVLRQAEELALLANDLERSNAELKKFAYVASHDLQEPLNQVANFVQLLEMRYDAKLDEDGKEFIGFAVEGVSLMQTLIDDVLAYSKVDLQGIEWQLTDVQQALDQALGNLRGRVAETGAVITADPLPTIVADGTQLMQLFQNLVGNAIKFGKPQETPHIHIGVQRQEEHWLFSVADNGIGFDPQFAERIFVIFQRLHTRDEYAGSGMGLAICKKIVECHRGRIWVESLPDRGATFYFTIPVEGRDRYHGNGRKAQNYLFSRG, from the coding sequence ATGTCCCTTCGAAATCTGAACCCTGACACCCAGTTCCAGAGTCTCAAACAGCCCGAAATCCACACTCTGACTCAGGTGCAGCCCCACGGGGTGTTGCTGGTGCTGCGGGAGGCTGACCTGTCGGTGGTGCAGGCCAGCCGCAACACCCGGGAAGCCTTTGGGCTGGCAGCGGAGGAGGTGCTGGGTCAGACCCTTGACGACCTGCTGGACACCTACCAGGTGGACCAGGTGCGGGTCGGGCTGCGTCACGAAAACCTGGACATCATCAACCCCACCAAGGTGTGGGTGCGCCGCCGGGGTGACGACTACGGGGTCTACGACGCCATTTTCCACCGCACTGGGGACGGCTTTTTGGTGCTGGAACTGGAGCCCGCCCTGACCACCGAAACCATTCCCTTCCTCAGCTTTTACCACCTGGCCCGGGCCTCCATTGGCCAACTGGAGGCCGGGTCCGCCAGTCTGGCCAACTTCTGCCGCATCATTGTCCGTGAGGTGCGCCAGGTGACCGGCTTCGACCGGGTGATGCTCTACAAGTTTGACGACGACGGCCACGGCGAGGTGCTGGCGGAAGAAAAACTCGACGACATGGAGTCGTACCTGGGGCTGCACTTCCCCGAGTCGGACGTGCCCCAGCCCGCCCGCAAGATGTTTCTCTCCAACTGGATTCGGGTGATCCCCAACGCCAGCGCCGAGCCCGTGGACCTGGTGCCCGCAATCAACCCTGTTACCCAGCGGGGCACCGACCTGGTGATGTCGATTTTGCGGCAGCCCTACCGCTGCCACACCGAGTATCTGCACCACATGGGGGTGGGGGCCTCGCTGACCATTTCGCTGATGAAGGACCAGAAGCTGTGGGGGCTAATTGCCTGCCACCACAAGACGCCCAAGTATGTGCCCTACGAACTGCGCAAGGCCTGTGAATTTCTGGGCCGGGTGATCTTTGCAGAAATTTCCACCCTGGAGGAGGAGGCCGACCAGAGCTACCGGCTGAAGCTGGCGGCGGTGCAGTCGGCCCTGATCGACCAGATGGCGCGGGAGGACTATTTCATCGATGGCCTGGTGCGCCACGACCCTAACCTGCTGGACCTGGTGGGGGCCCAGGGGGCGGCGATCTGCTTTGGCGGCCAGTGGACCACCCTGGGCCAGACCCCGCCGGAGGAGGAGCTGAACTACCTGGTGCAGTGGCTGGCCAATTCGGCTAACCAGGCGGACCAGGATGTGGTGGTGACCAATGCCCTGCCCCTGGACTACACCGAGGCCCAGCGGTTTAAGGATGTGGCCAGCGGGCTGCTGGCGATTCCGATCTCCAAGCGCAGCTATGTGCTGTGGTTCCGGCCGGAGGTGATTCAGACGGTGAACTGGGGCGGCAACCCCAACGAGGCCTACACCCTGGTGGGCGAGGGCGAGGCCCAGTGGCTGTGCCCGCGCCAGTCCTTTGAGCTGTGGAAGGAGACCGTGAGTCTGCGATCGCTGCCCTGGCAGGCGGTGGAGGTGAAGGCGGCCCTGGAACTGCGCAAGGCGATCGTCAACATTGTGCTGCGCCAGGCGGAGGAACTGGCCCTGCTGGCCAATGACCTGGAGCGGTCCAACGCCGAGCTGAAGAAGTTTGCCTACGTGGCCTCCCACGACCTGCAGGAACCCCTCAACCAGGTGGCCAACTTTGTGCAACTGCTGGAGATGCGCTACGACGCCAAGCTCGACGAGGACGGCAAGGAGTTCATTGGCTTTGCCGTGGAGGGGGTGAGCCTGATGCAAACCCTGATCGACGATGTGCTGGCCTACAGTAAGGTGGACCTCCAGGGCATTGAGTGGCAGCTCACCGATGTGCAGCAGGCGCTGGATCAGGCCCTGGGCAACCTGCGCGGCCGGGTGGCGGAGACTGGCGCGGTGATCACCGCCGACCCCCTGCCCACCATCGTGGCCGATGGCACCCAGTTGATGCAGCTGTTCCAAAACCTGGTGGGCAATGCCATCAAGTTTGGCAAGCCTCAGGAGACGCCGCACATCCATATTGGGGTGCAGCGCCAGGAGGAGCACTGGCTGTTCTCGGTGGCGGACAATGGCATTGGCTTTGACCCGCAGTTTGCCGAGCGGATCTTTGTGATCTTCCAGCGGCTGCACACCCGCGATGAGTACGCCGGGTCGGGCATGGGGTTGGCCATTTGCAAAAAAATTGTCGAGTGCCACCGGGGTCGCATCTGGGTAGAATCCCTGCCCGACCGGGGCGCCACCTTCTATTTCACTATCCCCGTTGAAGGACGCGATCGCTACCATGGCAACGGACGCAAGGCCCAAAACTATCTTTTTAGTCGAGGATAA
- a CDS encoding response regulator: MQDQALERERVILVIDPNRDHAHVMQQVLTQRAGRDRFEILMDGEAAIDYLLQRGEYAQAPRPDLVLLDLDLPGDGHQILTTIKTTPHLKRIPVIVFSESERAEDVLRTYTSQGNCYVVKAADLGQLSHTVQQIEAFWLEIVTLPLR; encoded by the coding sequence ATGCAAGATCAAGCGCTGGAACGAGAACGCGTCATTTTGGTCATTGACCCCAATCGCGATCACGCGCACGTGATGCAGCAGGTGCTGACCCAGCGGGCAGGCCGCGATCGCTTTGAGATTTTGATGGATGGGGAGGCTGCAATCGACTACCTGCTGCAGCGGGGCGAGTATGCCCAGGCACCCCGTCCAGATTTAGTCCTGCTCGATCTCGATTTGCCGGGCGATGGTCACCAGATACTCACCACCATCAAAACTACGCCCCATCTCAAGCGGATTCCGGTGATTGTGTTTTCAGAGTCTGAGCGGGCCGAAGATGTCCTGCGGACCTACACCAGTCAGGGCAACTGCTATGTGGTGAAGGCGGCTGACCTGGGGCAACTGTCCCACACGGTGCAACAGATCGAGGCGTTTTGGCTTGAGATTGTAACGCTGCCGTTGAGGTAA
- a CDS encoding potassium channel family protein, with product MRQKRPRYGETVVEENYRRTRLHLICGAIALAGVVFTGVLWYRLVEGWSWLDATYMAVITLSTVGFGEINPLSPRGRLFTILLIMMGVGVIAYILNSLTDAIVQGHFQAGFRLLKRRRRMESLQGHYIICGFGRTGRQVATEFAAEAISFVVVDSDSTAIQAAQQLRYVTLEGDATQDQLLLLAGVERARCLVAALPSDAENLYIVLSAKTLSPGIRTIARASSEEAMLKLQRGGADVVVSPYITGGKRMAAAAVRPQVVDFLDGILAGAERSVYVEEFLLLPESCPIVGKTLAEAQLGRQSGALILAIRRADNTLIFSPSADTRLYPNDMVITMGNADQLRLLNQILSPIER from the coding sequence GTGCGTCAAAAACGACCTCGCTACGGCGAAACCGTCGTTGAAGAGAACTATCGCCGCACTCGGCTACACCTAATTTGTGGCGCGATCGCCCTGGCTGGAGTGGTGTTCACAGGGGTGCTGTGGTATCGCCTGGTGGAGGGCTGGAGCTGGCTGGACGCCACCTACATGGCGGTGATCACCCTCTCGACTGTAGGATTTGGGGAGATCAATCCGCTCAGCCCCCGGGGACGACTATTTACTATCCTGCTGATCATGATGGGGGTAGGCGTGATCGCCTATATCCTCAACAGCCTCACCGATGCCATTGTGCAGGGGCACTTTCAGGCCGGGTTTCGGTTGCTCAAACGGCGCAGACGGATGGAATCGCTACAGGGACACTACATTATCTGCGGGTTTGGGCGGACCGGTCGGCAGGTGGCGACAGAGTTTGCCGCTGAAGCGATTTCCTTTGTGGTAGTTGACTCCGACAGTACGGCAATTCAGGCCGCCCAACAGCTCCGGTACGTCACTCTAGAGGGGGACGCCACCCAGGATCAGCTGCTGCTACTGGCGGGGGTGGAGCGGGCTCGGTGTCTGGTGGCGGCCTTACCCTCCGACGCTGAAAATCTCTACATCGTGCTTTCAGCCAAAACCCTGTCGCCTGGAATTCGCACCATCGCCCGCGCCAGCAGCGAAGAGGCTATGCTCAAGTTGCAGCGAGGGGGAGCCGATGTGGTGGTGTCGCCCTACATCACCGGCGGCAAGCGGATGGCGGCGGCGGCGGTGCGGCCCCAGGTGGTGGATTTTTTGGACGGCATTCTGGCAGGGGCCGAGCGTTCGGTCTACGTGGAAGAGTTTTTGCTGCTGCCCGAAAGCTGCCCAATTGTTGGTAAAACCCTGGCCGAAGCCCAGCTCGGCCGCCAGTCGGGGGCGCTCATTCTGGCCATTCGCCGGGCCGACAACACGCTGATTTTTAGCCCCTCTGCCGATACCCGCCTCTACCCCAACGATATGGTGATCACCATGGGCAACGCCGATCAGCTGCGGTTGCTCAACCAAATTTTGAGCCCCATTGAACGCTAG
- the gloB gene encoding hydroxyacylglutathione hydrolase, which produces MEIHRVEAFRDNYIFVLHDVGNARAAVVDPGDAQPVLRLLERLDADLTAIFNTHHHSDHVGGNQQLLERFPGVQVYGGVEDRGRIPGQTHFLREGDEVHFGERSARVFFVPGHTRAHIAYYFPPVAPADWGELFCGDTLFAGGCGRLFEGTPGQMVESLDKLRRLPDTTRVWCAHEYTLNNLRFAITVDGSNGALRDRLEQVQTARAQDQPTVPTDLGLEKQTNPFLRWDTPALQQATGSSSEVQTFARLRGKKDLF; this is translated from the coding sequence ATGGAGATCCATCGGGTAGAGGCTTTTCGCGATAACTATATCTTTGTCCTTCACGACGTGGGCAATGCCCGGGCGGCGGTAGTCGATCCCGGCGATGCCCAGCCGGTGCTCCGGCTACTGGAGCGTCTGGACGCAGACCTGACTGCCATTTTCAACACTCACCACCACAGCGATCACGTCGGCGGCAACCAGCAGCTGCTGGAGCGCTTCCCTGGGGTCCAGGTCTACGGTGGAGTCGAGGATCGGGGCCGAATACCGGGGCAGACCCATTTCCTGCGGGAGGGCGACGAAGTTCACTTTGGCGAACGGTCGGCCAGAGTATTCTTTGTGCCCGGCCACACTCGGGCCCACATCGCCTACTACTTTCCCCCGGTGGCCCCCGCCGACTGGGGGGAACTGTTCTGCGGCGATACCCTGTTTGCGGGCGGCTGTGGTCGCCTGTTTGAGGGCACTCCCGGGCAAATGGTCGAGTCCCTGGACAAGCTGCGGCGGCTGCCCGACACCACCCGCGTCTGGTGCGCCCACGAATACACCCTCAACAACCTCAGGTTTGCCATCACCGTGGATGGGAGCAATGGGGCGCTGCGCGATCGCCTGGAGCAGGTCCAAACTGCCCGGGCCCAAGACCAGCCCACCGTGCCCACGGATTTGGGCCTAGAAAAACAGACTAACCCCTTTTTGCGGTGGGACACCCCGGCCCTTCAGCAGGCCACGGGCAGCAGCTCAGAGGTGCAAACCTTTGCCCGACTACGAGGCAAAAAAGACCTGTTTTAA
- a CDS encoding NAD(P)H-quinone oxidoreductase subunit M: MMLKSTTRHIHIYTAVVANNELVPSDDKLTLDIDPDNEFNWSEDALKAVYAEFDRLVDAAAGEDLTDYNLRRIGSDLEGFIRQLLLQGAISYNLKSRALNYSMGLPRVEAEESAG; the protein is encoded by the coding sequence ATGATGCTCAAATCAACTACCCGGCATATCCACATCTATACCGCTGTTGTTGCCAACAACGAACTGGTGCCCAGCGACGACAAACTCACCCTCGACATCGATCCCGACAACGAATTCAACTGGTCAGAAGATGCCCTCAAGGCCGTCTATGCCGAGTTTGACCGCCTGGTCGATGCCGCCGCCGGAGAAGATTTAACCGATTACAACCTGCGCCGGATTGGCTCTGATCTGGAGGGGTTTATCCGTCAGCTGCTGCTTCAGGGGGCAATCAGCTACAACCTCAAAAGCCGCGCCCTCAACTACAGCATGGGACTGCCACGGGTTGAAGCCGAAGAATCGGCAGGCTAG
- a CDS encoding protein phosphatase 2C domain-containing protein: MLYRFVLAISDGPQKARPGDLVAGRFLVWSDGTTSPPTAHSIWLDTRPDHPVPPLEQIPASVLNYLKLFALGQHMPRPYAYLIPEQTGLTAAVLLLDMAPISVRIAQTVQGDSGQAPQGQVEAALLPSLSQAWVQGTALQQLNWLRQLAQLWPQLATERVASTLLRVDELRVDGALLRLTTLTPDAAHPPLAELAAGWQSLVKTAQPSVRPYLGWLVKSLKDGQLSAAKDLLAELEGAIQTLGRELLVAVDWAADTDQGPTRDRNEDACYPEKEARQQRLSGRTASPNPPPLLLVCDGIGGHEQGNVASQTAIKLLQQELEPLTQQPHLSPSAIAERLRQALILANDAISARNNDEQRSARARMGTTVVVALVHFPYVSIAHIGDSRAYRISPHTCYQITVDDDVASREAQLGYALYSEAVQLPSGGALIQALGISNSDLLYPTVQHLLLDDKAVLLLCSDGLSDYDRVEALAPHLVGPLNQQPGSLGPAVSALIQQANRLNGHDNVTVGLMRFIPQPGAAVTLNPGPLRQTQAEPNDLEPDASHPTTRPTTHVVAPAGRTAASPALRRSRVAWGAFLGGMAVVLAVLGAVGLFFGRRPAVPVALRPLQRPWPLAALAGQPLPEMALAATLEVPLGSYWQSQQASSPDPNLPEIGDGRLRLRPQPVPSVQPTTAGSAPALVATGSVLRVVSRQTTADNVDWVRVQVCSIPSGVSLDQQPQETTQPTAPAPPLDLSQQLLAPGDEGWVEVRHLYRTAAFLELVTPAQSGRCQP; the protein is encoded by the coding sequence TTGCTATACCGATTTGTGCTGGCGATCAGCGATGGTCCTCAAAAAGCTCGTCCTGGCGATCTGGTCGCCGGTCGGTTTTTGGTCTGGAGCGATGGGACAACTTCGCCCCCCACAGCCCACTCCATCTGGTTAGATACCCGGCCCGACCACCCCGTTCCTCCGCTGGAGCAGATTCCAGCCTCGGTCCTTAACTATTTGAAGCTGTTTGCCCTGGGTCAGCACATGCCCAGGCCCTACGCCTACCTGATCCCCGAACAAACCGGGCTCACCGCAGCGGTCCTGCTGCTCGATATGGCGCCAATCAGCGTGCGCATTGCGCAGACCGTTCAGGGCGACAGCGGGCAAGCCCCCCAGGGTCAAGTTGAGGCGGCGCTATTGCCCTCCCTGTCCCAGGCCTGGGTGCAGGGAACGGCCCTGCAGCAGCTGAACTGGCTGCGGCAGCTGGCCCAGCTGTGGCCCCAGTTGGCCACGGAGCGGGTGGCCTCGACCCTGCTGCGGGTCGACGAGCTGCGGGTCGATGGAGCGCTGCTGCGCCTGACCACCTTGACGCCTGACGCCGCCCACCCTCCCCTGGCCGAGTTGGCCGCGGGGTGGCAATCCCTGGTCAAAACCGCTCAGCCCTCCGTCCGGCCCTACCTGGGATGGCTGGTGAAGAGCCTCAAAGATGGTCAACTGAGCGCGGCCAAGGATCTGCTGGCGGAACTGGAGGGGGCGATTCAAACCCTCGGGCGGGAGCTGTTGGTGGCCGTAGATTGGGCGGCGGATACCGATCAGGGACCAACCCGCGATCGCAACGAAGATGCCTGCTATCCCGAAAAAGAGGCCCGCCAGCAGCGCCTCTCCGGACGCACAGCGAGCCCCAATCCCCCACCCCTGCTGCTGGTGTGCGATGGCATTGGCGGCCACGAACAGGGCAATGTGGCGTCGCAAACCGCGATCAAACTGCTCCAGCAGGAGCTGGAGCCACTGACTCAGCAGCCCCACCTGTCTCCCAGCGCGATCGCCGAACGCCTGCGCCAGGCCCTGATTCTAGCCAACGATGCCATCTCCGCCCGCAACAACGACGAACAGCGCTCTGCTCGGGCCCGTATGGGCACCACGGTCGTCGTGGCCCTGGTCCATTTCCCCTACGTTTCGATTGCCCACATCGGCGATAGTCGGGCTTACCGCATTAGCCCCCACACCTGCTACCAGATTACCGTCGATGACGATGTCGCCTCGCGGGAAGCCCAGCTGGGCTACGCCCTCTACTCCGAGGCCGTGCAGCTACCCAGCGGCGGGGCGCTGATTCAGGCCCTGGGCATCAGCAACTCTGACTTGCTCTACCCCACCGTGCAGCATTTGCTGCTCGACGACAAAGCTGTACTGTTGCTCTGCTCCGATGGCCTCAGCGACTACGACCGAGTGGAAGCCCTGGCCCCCCATCTGGTTGGCCCGTTGAATCAGCAGCCAGGTTCCCTCGGCCCGGCGGTTTCAGCCCTCATTCAGCAGGCCAATCGGCTCAACGGCCACGACAACGTCACCGTAGGGCTGATGCGATTTATTCCCCAACCGGGGGCTGCGGTAACCCTTAACCCTGGCCCGCTGCGACAAACCCAGGCCGAACCTAACGACCTGGAACCTGACGCGTCCCACCCAACGACCCGGCCCACCACCCACGTGGTGGCACCGGCCGGTCGAACCGCCGCCAGCCCGGCCCTCCGGCGCTCAAGGGTGGCCTGGGGAGCCTTTTTGGGGGGAATGGCCGTGGTCCTGGCGGTATTGGGTGCGGTGGGTCTGTTTTTTGGTCGGCGTCCGGCTGTTCCCGTAGCCCTGCGGCCCCTACAGCGGCCCTGGCCCCTGGCGGCCCTGGCGGGGCAGCCGCTGCCAGAGATGGCCCTGGCCGCCACCCTTGAGGTGCCCCTGGGGTCCTACTGGCAGTCACAGCAGGCCTCTAGCCCCGACCCCAACCTGCCCGAAATCGGGGACGGGCGACTGCGACTAAGGCCGCAGCCAGTCCCATCGGTGCAGCCCACAACGGCTGGATCAGCCCCGGCCCTCGTGGCGACAGGCAGTGTTCTCAGGGTTGTCAGTCGCCAAACTACCGCTGACAATGTCGATTGGGTCAGGGTGCAGGTCTGCTCTATTCCTTCAGGGGTATCCCTGGACCAGCAACCCCAGGAGACCACCCAGCCCACGGCCCCGGCCCCCCCCCTCGATCTGAGCCAGCAACTTCTGGCCCCAGGGGATGAAGGCTGGGTAGAGGTCCGCCACCTCTATAGAACAGCGGCCTTCCTGGAGTTGGTTACCCCGGCTCAGTCAGGGCGCTGCCAGCCCTGA
- a CDS encoding CHAT domain-containing protein codes for MLSSDTLTLCLAIDRLTQVESNHYAIWVLESPFPGGYAHHDRLWDSQMAQLWESWQQFFSLRGLPQVPHVPSAYVPEFHLDDLLDRVAPSAETGSKTGRLMQGLGVSLWEWLFDGPIRQTLERSLGMAIGQNRPLQLRLEVRPPELISLPWEIMQPQPGCPALSLGPQVLFSRTASTVEPLPAAELETSLRILLVLGQDEPGMEQNAKDVLQLPQEAEALKQLLELSASRLSYQGANLVVCQVQTLVEPDTKTLLNALETGYFNVFFYAGHGVPAPDGGLLFLRQGSNLSGTELAQGLARNGIRLAVFNTCWGAQPDLKQQRVISRSSLAEVLLHHGVPAVLAMRDSIADHEALSFIQVLARGLAERQPVAQAVALARQHLLTAYRFNHTAWTLPVLYQHPQFEGHLLREVGLAVTQLPGQEMPAAQSVVLRCLNAPTRLWRLYDGYLRVGRLPDNDLVILEPWVSGQHAEIFCRTQFNNGVQETYYYLRDMSRYGSYYFDQQGWHHVHRGEVPLALGAAIRFGSPEGELMEFTLEGSPKSIPPC; via the coding sequence ATGCTGTCGTCCGACACCCTTACCCTTTGCCTTGCCATCGATCGCCTTACCCAGGTCGAGTCCAATCACTATGCCATCTGGGTCTTAGAAAGCCCGTTCCCCGGCGGTTACGCCCACCACGATCGCCTGTGGGACAGCCAGATGGCCCAGCTTTGGGAGAGCTGGCAACAGTTTTTTTCGCTGCGGGGACTGCCCCAGGTACCCCACGTGCCATCGGCCTACGTGCCGGAGTTTCACCTCGACGATCTGCTCGACCGGGTGGCTCCGTCAGCGGAAACCGGCAGCAAAACCGGACGACTGATGCAGGGTCTGGGGGTCAGCCTCTGGGAATGGCTGTTTGACGGGCCCATTCGCCAAACTCTGGAGCGCAGCCTGGGTATGGCCATTGGCCAAAATCGACCGCTTCAGCTGCGGCTCGAGGTGCGCCCCCCCGAGCTGATTAGCCTACCCTGGGAAATTATGCAGCCCCAGCCCGGTTGCCCGGCCCTCTCCCTGGGGCCCCAGGTGCTGTTCAGCCGCACCGCCAGCACCGTAGAACCGCTGCCAGCCGCTGAACTGGAAACCTCCTTGCGAATTCTGCTGGTGCTGGGACAGGACGAACCCGGCATGGAGCAGAACGCCAAAGATGTTTTGCAGCTGCCCCAGGAGGCCGAAGCCCTCAAGCAGCTCCTGGAGCTGAGCGCCTCTCGGCTCAGCTACCAGGGCGCTAATCTGGTGGTCTGCCAGGTGCAAACCCTGGTCGAGCCCGATACCAAAACCCTGCTCAACGCGCTGGAGACCGGCTACTTCAATGTCTTCTTCTACGCCGGGCATGGGGTACCCGCCCCCGACGGGGGGCTATTGTTTTTGCGCCAGGGAAGCAACCTGAGCGGCACTGAACTGGCCCAGGGGCTGGCCCGCAACGGTATTCGCCTGGCGGTGTTTAACACCTGTTGGGGGGCACAGCCCGACCTCAAGCAGCAGCGGGTGATTTCGCGCAGCAGTTTGGCCGAGGTGCTGCTGCACCACGGCGTACCGGCGGTGCTGGCCATGCGCGACTCCATTGCCGACCACGAGGCGCTGAGCTTTATTCAGGTGCTGGCCCGGGGGCTGGCCGAGCGACAGCCCGTGGCCCAGGCCGTGGCGCTGGCCCGCCAGCACTTGCTCACCGCCTACCGCTTCAACCATACGGCCTGGACGCTGCCGGTGCTCTACCAGCACCCCCAGTTTGAGGGGCACCTGCTGCGCGAAGTGGGGCTGGCGGTGACTCAGCTGCCGGGGCAGGAAATGCCGGCCGCCCAGTCGGTGGTGCTGCGCTGTTTGAATGCACCTACCCGCCTGTGGCGGCTCTACGATGGCTACCTGCGGGTGGGGCGGCTGCCGGACAACGACCTGGTAATTTTGGAGCCCTGGGTTTCGGGGCAGCATGCCGAAATTTTTTGCCGCACCCAGTTTAACAATGGGGTGCAGGAGACCTACTACTACCTGCGCGATATGTCACGCTACGGGTCGTACTACTTTGACCAGCAGGGCTGGCACCACGTCCACCGGGGCGAGGTGCCGCTGGCGTTGGGGGCGGCGATTCGGTTCGGCAGCCCCGAGGGGGAGCTGATGGAATTTACCCTGGAGGGTAGCCCCAAATCGATCCCACCCTGCTAG
- a CDS encoding tetratricopeptide repeat protein, whose amino-acid sequence MGLYFTPWLRRQQARYRYRQALTHLRKGDVDAALTVLPQALGHYPAPAEIHIELGKAHWQTGDTVAALEHYSAAIALDPTSVRAYGNRGLLHCHQGQEELALADWQQALIHQPGHPLIHYNRGLLHFRRQHYALALNDFDAAIDANPNLAEAYLHRGYAYEQLGQPVAAAHNWELALCNDLNLDQARLKLHHLHQAHRDRAISQRLQSELDLRQITVVAQYQDDGLRIQVHRPVGVGINYFTLPDQIRTLIIKWQLEEVQGFELTGQVQDQPVVEWRGHYKLFHGQPCPPARWHRVLLTAFVIFPPLGIPALACAMNLRQAYQRGDYLTALRASRAIQGLCRAGSIASLTLVTLLAGYWGYQRLYGPPEASAAPVQLAPTQPTPLRKPAPADK is encoded by the coding sequence ATGGGACTCTACTTCACCCCCTGGTTACGTCGACAGCAGGCCCGCTATCGCTACCGGCAAGCTCTCACCCACCTTCGCAAGGGCGATGTCGATGCGGCGTTGACGGTGTTGCCCCAGGCCCTCGGCCACTATCCTGCTCCAGCAGAGATCCACATCGAGCTAGGTAAGGCCCACTGGCAGACGGGGGATACGGTGGCGGCGCTGGAACACTACAGTGCTGCGATCGCCCTCGACCCCACCAGCGTGCGCGCCTACGGCAACCGTGGCCTGCTGCACTGCCACCAGGGCCAGGAGGAGCTAGCCCTGGCCGACTGGCAGCAGGCGCTGATTCACCAGCCGGGCCATCCCCTGATTCACTACAACCGGGGCCTGCTGCACTTTCGTCGGCAGCACTACGCCCTGGCCCTAAACGACTTTGACGCCGCCATTGACGCCAACCCCAACCTGGCAGAGGCCTACCTGCACCGGGGCTACGCCTACGAACAGCTGGGCCAGCCCGTCGCCGCCGCCCACAACTGGGAACTGGCCCTCTGCAACGACCTCAACCTCGACCAGGCGCGGCTCAAGCTGCACCATCTGCACCAGGCCCACCGCGATCGCGCCATTTCCCAGCGACTGCAGTCGGAGCTGGACCTGCGACAAATTACCGTCGTCGCCCAATACCAGGACGACGGCCTGCGGATTCAGGTGCATCGCCCGGTGGGAGTCGGTATCAACTACTTCACCCTGCCTGACCAGATTCGCACCCTGATCATCAAGTGGCAGCTGGAGGAGGTGCAGGGCTTTGAGCTGACCGGGCAGGTGCAGGATCAGCCCGTGGTGGAGTGGCGGGGCCACTACAAGCTCTTCCACGGCCAGCCCTGTCCCCCGGCCCGATGGCACCGGGTGCTGCTCACGGCCTTCGTGATTTTTCCGCCCCTGGGCATTCCCGCCCTGGCCTGCGCCATGAACCTGCGCCAGGCCTACCAGCGCGGCGACTACCTGACGGCATTGCGAGCCTCCAGGGCGATCCAGGGGCTGTGTCGCGCCGGAAGCATTGCCTCCCTCACCCTGGTTACGCTGCTGGCGGGCTACTGGGGCTACCAGCGGCTCTACGGGCCACCGGAGGCCTCGGCCGCTCCGGTGCAGCTGGCTCCGACCCAGCCGACCCCGCTCAGGAAGCCGGCTCCGGCTGATAAGTAG
- a CDS encoding phosphoribosyltransferase yields the protein MADFYVSWDDYHRDIEKLAVAIYTSGWEFNQIVCLAKGGLRIGDTLCRLFDVPLAILSTASYGGADGRTRGAITFSRDLSMTTPSLGSQVLVVDDLVDSGYSLKKSMDWLRHKYGFYIEDLRTAVLWYKAESIVKPDYHVVYLPDNPWIHQPFERYETMTPAELAATYQPEPAS from the coding sequence ATGGCTGATTTCTACGTAAGCTGGGACGACTACCACCGCGACATCGAAAAGCTGGCCGTCGCGATCTATACGTCGGGCTGGGAGTTCAACCAGATTGTCTGCCTGGCCAAGGGCGGACTGCGCATCGGCGATACCCTCTGCCGCCTGTTCGATGTGCCGCTGGCGATTCTGTCCACGGCCTCCTACGGCGGGGCCGACGGGCGCACCCGTGGGGCAATTACCTTTTCCCGCGATCTGAGCATGACCACCCCCAGCCTGGGCAGCCAGGTGCTCGTCGTCGACGACCTGGTCGATTCGGGCTACAGCCTGAAAAAATCCATGGACTGGCTGCGCCACAAGTACGGCTTCTACATTGAGGATCTGCGGACGGCGGTGCTATGGTACAAGGCCGAATCCATTGTCAAGCCCGACTACCACGTGGTCTACCTGCCCGACAACCCCTGGATTCACCAGCCCTTTGAGCGCTACGAAACCATGACCCCGGCCGAACTGGCGGCTACTTATCAGCCGGAGCCGGCTTCCTGA